In Thalassoglobus sp. JC818, the following are encoded in one genomic region:
- a CDS encoding aldo/keto reductase produces the protein MEKRPLGKTGIELTKLSFGASSLGQEFRQIDLNEAFRSVHVAIERGMNFIDTSPFYGRGMSEMLLGRVLPELSRDSYYLGTKLGRYAGQHFDFSARRVEESVDISLERMKVDHLDIVLCHDLEFVEMSQIVNETLPALRKQVEKGKVRFIGVSGYPMKMFKYVLANSDIDVLLTYNHYTLQNDMALELVPICKDKGVGLMNAAPFSARLLTGAPLPEWHKATPKVREIAKQAADHCKKHGSDIAKLALQFSLANPDFTTCVTGSANPNRVSQWVDWSEEPIDESLLADVLEILKPIHNWFYIEGRPENNDTPDVEA, from the coding sequence ATGGAAAAACGACCTCTGGGGAAAACTGGAATCGAGTTGACGAAACTCTCGTTCGGAGCCTCGTCACTCGGGCAGGAGTTTCGACAAATCGACCTCAACGAGGCGTTTCGAAGCGTTCATGTCGCGATCGAACGCGGGATGAACTTCATCGACACCTCTCCGTTCTACGGACGCGGAATGAGCGAAATGCTCCTGGGCCGCGTTCTTCCGGAACTGTCTCGAGACTCGTATTACCTCGGGACGAAGCTGGGACGTTACGCCGGTCAACACTTCGACTTCAGTGCCCGGCGAGTTGAAGAAAGCGTCGACATTTCCCTCGAGCGAATGAAAGTCGATCACCTCGACATCGTCCTCTGCCATGATCTGGAATTCGTCGAGATGTCTCAGATCGTCAACGAAACTCTGCCTGCCCTGCGGAAGCAAGTCGAGAAAGGCAAAGTCCGCTTCATCGGAGTCAGCGGATACCCAATGAAGATGTTCAAATACGTCCTCGCCAACAGCGACATCGACGTTCTTCTGACCTACAATCACTACACGTTGCAAAACGACATGGCGCTGGAGCTTGTCCCGATTTGCAAAGACAAAGGGGTCGGGTTGATGAATGCCGCTCCGTTCTCAGCCCGTTTGCTCACCGGCGCACCACTCCCCGAATGGCACAAAGCGACTCCGAAAGTCCGCGAGATCGCCAAGCAAGCTGCTGACCACTGCAAAAAGCATGGATCAGACATCGCCAAACTGGCTTTGCAGTTTTCGCTCGCTAATCCCGACTTCACAACCTGCGTCACCGGATCGGCCAACCCAAATCGTGTTTCACAATGGGTGGACTGGTCCGAAGAACCGATCGACGAATCACTACTCGCCGACGTGCTTGAAATCCTCAAACCGATCCACAACTGGTTCTACATCGAGGGACGCCCCGAAAACAATGACACTCCAGATGTCGAAGCCTAA
- a CDS encoding zinc-binding alcohol dehydrogenase family protein, with product MKAIQLSQPKHFQKIDIDEPGSPGPGQAIVRTHRMGICGTDYSGYLGKMPFFSYPRIPGHELGVEVLEVGEDVTNVKPGDRCSVEPYMNCGECYACRKGQGNCCEKLNVIGVMVDGGLCEKFLIRADKLHSSEKLTYEQLALVETLGIGCHACDRGAPQEGDHVLIIGAGPIGLATLEFTRLTGATITVMDMVESRLQFCRDTYGVAHTIQFKGDGSELEQVAEITNGDKYVVVTDATGHNGSMSSALQYVAHTGSLVYVGITTAEVSFPHPALHKPEMTIKGSRNALPRDFSRIIRLIEGGTINTDPWITHRTSFDDVIDQFESFTKPESGVIKAVIEVA from the coding sequence ATGAAAGCCATCCAACTCAGTCAGCCTAAACATTTTCAGAAGATCGACATCGACGAACCCGGCTCACCCGGCCCCGGTCAGGCAATTGTGCGGACTCATCGAATGGGGATCTGCGGAACCGACTACAGCGGCTATCTCGGCAAGATGCCCTTCTTCAGCTACCCTCGAATTCCCGGTCACGAACTCGGTGTCGAGGTTCTTGAGGTCGGAGAGGATGTCACAAACGTCAAACCCGGTGATCGCTGTAGCGTCGAACCGTACATGAACTGCGGCGAGTGTTATGCCTGTCGCAAAGGGCAAGGCAACTGCTGTGAGAAGCTGAATGTTATCGGAGTCATGGTCGACGGTGGCCTGTGCGAGAAGTTTCTCATCCGCGCCGACAAGCTCCATTCTTCCGAAAAACTCACATACGAGCAGCTCGCGCTCGTTGAAACACTCGGAATCGGCTGCCACGCCTGCGATCGCGGAGCCCCTCAAGAAGGTGATCATGTCCTGATCATCGGAGCTGGTCCAATCGGTCTGGCAACGCTGGAATTCACTCGCTTGACGGGTGCCACCATCACCGTGATGGACATGGTGGAATCACGTCTGCAATTCTGCCGCGATACTTATGGCGTGGCTCACACGATTCAATTTAAGGGAGACGGGTCAGAACTCGAACAGGTCGCCGAGATCACCAACGGAGACAAATACGTTGTCGTCACCGACGCCACCGGGCACAACGGTTCGATGTCAAGCGCCCTGCAGTACGTCGCACACACCGGCTCACTCGTTTATGTCGGAATCACGACCGCTGAGGTTTCCTTCCCGCACCCTGCACTTCATAAACCAGAGATGACGATCAAAGGCTCTCGCAACGCCTTGCCGAGGGACTTCTCACGCATCATTCGACTCATCGAAGGCGGGACGATCAACACCGATCCGTGGATCACTCATCGGACATCATTCGATGACGTTATCGATCAGTTCGAGTCATTTACCAAACCGGAATCCGGCGTCATCAAAGCGGTCATTGAAGTCGCCTGA
- a CDS encoding sugar phosphate isomerase/epimerase family protein yields MIQSAITVSLVEEARGGPFVFWDGIADACEQAANLGFDAIEIFAPSHDTVDRAELKSLLEKFKLNVAAVGTGAGMVKHGLNLTDPDKSRREAAKEFIRQMIDFGAEFNAPAIIGSMQGRWGGDLSRNDALSLLAEALNELGEYAAQKNVPLIYEPLNRYETNLITTISHGVDYLKTLTTKNVKLLADLFHMNIEEADLAEAIRSGRGYIGHVHFVDSNRQATGRGHMDFAPIAAAMIETDFDGYASAEAFPIPDSRTAAENTIEAFRTYFRS; encoded by the coding sequence ATGATTCAGTCAGCCATTACGGTCAGTCTTGTCGAAGAAGCCAGAGGTGGTCCGTTCGTCTTCTGGGACGGAATTGCTGACGCCTGTGAGCAAGCCGCGAACCTGGGATTCGACGCGATCGAAATCTTCGCGCCATCTCACGATACGGTCGATCGAGCTGAACTGAAGAGCTTGCTTGAGAAGTTCAAACTCAACGTCGCCGCCGTCGGAACCGGTGCCGGAATGGTCAAACATGGCCTCAACCTGACAGACCCAGACAAGTCTCGACGTGAAGCAGCCAAAGAATTCATTCGCCAGATGATCGACTTTGGCGCTGAGTTCAATGCTCCAGCTATCATCGGCTCAATGCAGGGACGTTGGGGAGGCGATCTCAGCCGTAACGATGCCCTGTCGCTTCTCGCAGAGGCTCTCAACGAGTTGGGAGAGTACGCTGCCCAAAAGAATGTTCCGCTGATTTACGAACCGCTCAATCGATATGAAACTAATCTCATCACAACCATTTCGCATGGCGTGGATTACTTGAAGACTCTGACGACGAAGAACGTCAAACTTCTCGCAGACCTTTTCCATATGAACATCGAGGAAGCGGATCTCGCTGAAGCAATTCGATCTGGCCGCGGATATATCGGTCATGTCCATTTCGTTGATTCGAATCGGCAGGCAACTGGTCGCGGGCACATGGACTTCGCCCCCATTGCTGCCGCGATGATCGAAACAGACTTCGACGGCTACGCATCCGCAGAGGCCTTTCCGATTCCGGACTCGCGAACCGCCGCAGAGAACACCATCGAAGCGTTTCGAACATATTTCCGCAGCTAA
- a CDS encoding tagaturonate epimerase family protein: MSEQQKCTTLGLSPSFGFGDRIGLATPGHVEAMKRSGNGIEPIFPQQSIREMTRTQRTAQQVMDDALNGAKQAGWGGRIGADADHLKTPADVDVTAAVGFTFFTIDPSDDVDQKADDYDESTLREKFESARETATWYENYLGKTIDLPTGSTIELNEQACMRAAVKYGSAIKRALSLGDYIKKVHTDKGADYEIELSVDETDQPTTLAEHYIIADQCLQGGMKLVSLAPRFIGELEKGVDYKGDVKALDKSLHDHAAIAELLGPYKLSLHSGSDKLSMYAVLARATQGRFHVKTAGTSYLEALRVVARHDEALFRRIVQFGRERYNVDKATYHVSATIDTVTPGDDLSAEQLEKVYLECWSDVPQGVGFTEPGRQILHCTFGSTLTDPELGPAVRGVLESHPDTYKEVLADHFSRHLEALASGM; this comes from the coding sequence ATGAGCGAACAACAAAAATGCACGACACTTGGATTGTCTCCAAGTTTCGGCTTCGGTGACCGAATTGGATTAGCAACCCCCGGTCACGTTGAAGCGATGAAACGATCCGGAAACGGTATCGAACCAATCTTCCCGCAGCAGTCGATTCGCGAAATGACGCGAACTCAGCGAACTGCTCAGCAAGTGATGGACGATGCTCTCAACGGAGCCAAACAAGCTGGCTGGGGCGGCCGAATCGGAGCCGATGCCGACCATCTCAAAACTCCCGCCGATGTCGATGTCACCGCCGCTGTGGGATTCACGTTCTTCACAATTGACCCGTCTGACGATGTCGATCAGAAAGCTGACGACTACGACGAATCAACTCTGCGTGAGAAGTTCGAATCCGCCCGCGAGACAGCGACCTGGTACGAAAACTACCTCGGGAAAACGATTGATCTCCCAACCGGATCAACGATCGAGTTGAACGAACAGGCATGCATGCGTGCGGCAGTCAAATACGGCTCAGCGATCAAACGAGCTTTGTCGCTTGGCGACTACATCAAGAAAGTCCACACGGACAAAGGGGCTGATTACGAGATCGAACTCTCCGTCGATGAAACTGATCAGCCGACGACACTCGCTGAGCACTACATCATCGCCGATCAGTGTCTTCAGGGGGGCATGAAGCTCGTCAGCCTGGCTCCTCGCTTCATTGGCGAACTCGAAAAAGGAGTCGATTACAAAGGGGACGTCAAAGCACTCGACAAGTCTTTGCACGACCATGCTGCGATCGCTGAGCTTCTCGGCCCATACAAATTGAGTCTGCACTCAGGGTCCGACAAGCTGTCGATGTACGCAGTTCTCGCTCGCGCGACTCAGGGACGATTCCACGTCAAGACAGCCGGAACGAGTTACCTCGAAGCGCTTCGCGTCGTTGCTCGTCATGACGAAGCTTTGTTCCGTCGAATCGTCCAATTTGGTCGCGAACGCTACAACGTCGACAAAGCGACCTATCACGTCTCAGCGACGATCGACACAGTCACCCCCGGTGATGACCTGAGTGCCGAACAGCTGGAGAAAGTCTACCTTGAGTGTTGGTCCGACGTTCCTCAAGGAGTGGGATTCACTGAACCAGGACGGCAGATCCTGCACTGCACGTTCGGGTCGACACTGACAGACCCCGAACTCGGCCCAGCCGTTCGAGGCGTCCTCGAATCTCACCCGGATACATACAAGGAAGTTCTCGCCGACCACTTCAGCCGACACCTCGAAGCATTGGCATCGGGGATGTAG
- a CDS encoding PVC-type heme-binding CxxCH protein, which produces MKREFSKSFSRVFFLVLAGAFLAFASSYSAAEKEGDASSPSAPEVITTITSSETQQADQVRPEFLQPVPVDADAPAVSLPIEPNQGETIVFLGNTLASRMEHFNFFETALQQQFPQKEITFRNMGFPGHTPAFRPEAGRPDPWAFPGAEKFRPEINDHLGIGHYPSPDEWLTIIKANTIVAFFGFNESFDGLEGVENFKNELRAFVDHTLSRSYAQNDTQPPRLILATPIAMQQLSGYFLPDAAERNEILKAYADAVKEVASEKGVGFVDLFTPTLEWFQNTDEPLTINGVHLSEAGYQKLAPVLMQQLFGEQTAPIESGSVLHQAVQDKSWFWRNDYRMLNGVHAYGRRWAPYGNYNYPEEIEKIRQMTVLRDQNIWAIAQGRSSTLDVDDSQTRPLSPVETNYQVSEKNGSLDFLKTEEQAKATFTLPDGYDVSLFASEQEFPNLGNPAQMRFDNKGRLWVSTLPSYPHYKPGDTKPNDMLLIYEDTNGDGRADKETVFADGLHMPIGFEFGPEGVYLSQEPYLVLLKDNDGDDRADETIYLLDGFDPHDTHHAISAFDVDNGGGIYMCEGRFLHSQVETPWGPERMTDGGVWRFDPASWKVERVMQSDVSNPWGVAHDEYGQTFVNDASGGSQYWMLGYSLKIPHADEIPKVSKFNYEHHTRPTSGAEFLHSRHFPEEVQGDYMYANSIGFLGIKQYQVVEDGAEIKGKFRQDLLQSTDGNFRPCDLEVAPDGSLYFIDWHNTLIGHMQHSARDPLRNSEYGRIYRITRNGSPLVTPPNVAGASIEELFENMKLPELNARKWSHRELRARDKEEVLTAATKFASDNTDDERLVLEALWATWGQQSPSLELLNACLTAQDHRVRSAAVRIVRHCLHLLDHPETYLMQASTDEHPRVRLEALAAATWLGGSQGAEITLSVATQPTDRWIRNALNSAMYTLKPEVEDLLAAGRFESVDLSVNPEQLLASKLEGAFKPKDYSTKSQKLKDKDFRRVYEVGQTVFYSEGSCATCHRDHGEGITRIYPPLAGSEWVNGEPDRLIKLTLHGIWGKIQVRGQVFEPTQGVPPMTALGHMFTDAEIASVLTYVRNSWGNDASEITVDQVKKIREETRSRRKFYSPEELIEMHPFPEGSRPSLAEDQLKNEVLEQQLLSESVAQLVQDAWKSGDALEGAKIFYQEKTACATCHDAQEDFQLGPELTAAREGLTDEFLIESILQPSKSILKGYQSVTVITDDGRFTSGYLVEQNDKKIVLSIAAEKGKLREIPADQIDEIIASPLSTMPAGLVRSLADREEFLNLARFVLEVNKGGKRKLRALKREVVQ; this is translated from the coding sequence ATGAAAAGAGAGTTCTCCAAATCTTTCTCCAGAGTGTTCTTCCTCGTGTTGGCAGGAGCATTTCTGGCGTTTGCAAGTTCATATTCGGCAGCGGAAAAAGAAGGGGACGCCTCATCCCCATCTGCACCTGAGGTGATCACAACGATTACTTCCAGCGAAACCCAGCAAGCAGACCAAGTCCGCCCTGAGTTTCTGCAACCGGTTCCCGTCGATGCGGATGCTCCCGCCGTTTCGTTGCCGATTGAACCGAATCAGGGTGAGACGATTGTCTTTCTGGGAAACACTCTGGCTTCGCGGATGGAGCACTTCAACTTTTTCGAGACCGCACTGCAACAACAGTTTCCGCAAAAGGAAATCACCTTTCGAAACATGGGATTCCCCGGACACACCCCCGCGTTTCGACCGGAAGCAGGCCGTCCAGATCCATGGGCTTTCCCAGGTGCAGAGAAGTTCCGACCGGAGATCAACGATCACCTCGGAATCGGCCACTATCCATCACCTGACGAATGGCTGACAATCATCAAAGCCAACACCATCGTGGCGTTCTTTGGATTCAACGAATCGTTCGATGGACTGGAAGGAGTCGAAAACTTCAAGAACGAACTCCGAGCATTTGTTGACCACACACTGTCACGCTCGTACGCGCAGAACGACACTCAACCGCCGCGATTGATTCTTGCAACTCCGATCGCGATGCAGCAGTTGAGCGGTTACTTCCTCCCGGATGCTGCCGAAAGAAACGAGATTCTCAAAGCTTACGCGGACGCAGTGAAAGAGGTCGCCAGCGAAAAAGGAGTTGGCTTCGTGGACCTGTTCACCCCGACACTTGAATGGTTCCAAAACACCGACGAACCACTCACGATCAACGGAGTTCATCTCTCCGAGGCGGGATATCAGAAGCTTGCACCTGTTCTCATGCAACAGTTGTTCGGCGAGCAAACTGCTCCCATCGAATCTGGCTCCGTTCTTCATCAGGCAGTCCAGGACAAGTCCTGGTTCTGGAGAAATGACTACCGCATGCTGAATGGCGTGCACGCTTACGGTCGACGTTGGGCTCCTTACGGAAACTACAACTACCCTGAAGAAATTGAAAAAATCCGCCAGATGACGGTCCTTCGCGATCAAAACATCTGGGCAATCGCACAAGGACGTTCATCAACACTCGATGTCGATGATTCCCAAACCCGACCACTCTCCCCGGTTGAGACGAACTACCAGGTCAGCGAGAAGAACGGATCGCTCGACTTTCTCAAGACCGAGGAACAAGCCAAAGCCACGTTCACGCTTCCGGACGGCTATGACGTTTCACTGTTCGCATCGGAACAGGAGTTCCCGAACCTCGGGAATCCCGCGCAAATGCGATTCGACAACAAAGGCCGGCTGTGGGTCTCAACACTGCCGAGTTACCCGCACTACAAACCGGGTGACACCAAACCCAACGACATGCTGTTGATCTACGAAGACACAAACGGAGACGGTCGAGCTGACAAAGAGACTGTCTTCGCCGATGGTCTTCACATGCCCATCGGATTCGAGTTCGGCCCGGAAGGCGTTTACCTTTCACAAGAGCCCTACCTCGTGCTGCTCAAAGACAACGACGGAGACGACCGGGCTGACGAAACGATTTACTTGCTGGATGGTTTCGACCCGCACGACACACACCACGCCATCTCAGCCTTCGACGTCGACAACGGCGGCGGGATCTATATGTGCGAAGGCCGCTTCCTCCATTCCCAAGTCGAAACCCCTTGGGGACCGGAACGCATGACCGATGGTGGAGTCTGGCGATTCGACCCTGCTTCCTGGAAAGTCGAACGTGTGATGCAGTCAGATGTCTCCAATCCATGGGGCGTCGCACATGATGAATACGGTCAGACCTTCGTCAACGACGCTTCGGGTGGATCTCAATACTGGATGCTCGGCTACTCGCTGAAAATTCCTCACGCCGATGAAATTCCGAAAGTTTCGAAGTTCAACTACGAACACCACACTCGCCCCACCTCCGGCGCCGAATTCCTGCACTCGCGGCATTTCCCCGAAGAGGTTCAAGGCGACTACATGTATGCCAACAGCATCGGATTCCTCGGCATCAAACAGTATCAGGTGGTCGAAGACGGGGCCGAGATTAAAGGCAAGTTTCGTCAGGACCTACTGCAGTCCACCGATGGAAACTTCCGACCATGTGACCTCGAAGTCGCTCCCGACGGAAGCTTGTACTTCATCGACTGGCACAACACCCTGATCGGACACATGCAGCACAGCGCTCGCGATCCGCTGCGAAACTCCGAGTACGGTCGAATTTACCGAATTACACGAAACGGCTCCCCGCTCGTCACTCCACCAAACGTTGCAGGAGCATCGATCGAAGAGCTCTTCGAAAACATGAAGCTTCCCGAGCTGAACGCCCGCAAATGGTCGCACCGGGAACTCCGGGCCCGCGATAAGGAAGAAGTCCTCACTGCCGCCACGAAATTCGCGAGTGACAATACAGACGATGAACGCCTCGTCCTCGAAGCCCTCTGGGCCACATGGGGCCAGCAGTCACCTTCACTCGAACTGCTCAATGCATGCCTTACAGCCCAGGACCATCGCGTCCGATCCGCTGCAGTTCGAATCGTCAGGCACTGTCTGCACTTGCTCGATCATCCAGAAACCTACCTGATGCAGGCTTCCACTGACGAGCACCCTCGAGTTCGACTCGAAGCCCTCGCTGCTGCTACCTGGCTGGGAGGATCGCAGGGTGCTGAAATCACCTTGTCTGTCGCCACTCAACCCACAGATCGCTGGATTCGCAATGCACTCAACAGTGCGATGTACACACTCAAGCCAGAAGTAGAAGACCTGCTCGCCGCGGGTCGGTTTGAATCTGTTGACTTGTCAGTCAATCCAGAACAACTCTTGGCATCCAAACTCGAGGGAGCCTTCAAACCCAAGGACTACAGCACGAAGTCGCAGAAACTTAAAGACAAAGACTTCCGACGTGTTTACGAAGTGGGCCAAACAGTCTTTTATTCAGAAGGCTCCTGTGCGACCTGCCATCGCGATCACGGTGAAGGGATCACCAGAATTTATCCGCCTCTCGCAGGAAGTGAATGGGTCAACGGGGAGCCAGATCGGCTCATCAAGCTGACCCTGCACGGGATCTGGGGAAAGATTCAGGTTCGCGGACAAGTCTTCGAGCCGACGCAAGGTGTCCCTCCCATGACTGCACTGGGGCACATGTTCACCGATGCAGAAATCGCTAGCGTACTCACCTACGTACGCAACAGCTGGGGCAATGACGCTTCTGAAATCACCGTCGACCAGGTCAAGAAGATCCGGGAAGAGACACGAAGTCGTCGCAAATTCTACAGCCCCGAAGAGCTCATCGAGATGCATCCGTTCCCGGAAGGCAGCCGACCATCACTCGCTGAAGATCAGCTCAAGAACGAAGTACTGGAGCAACAGCTACTCTCAGAATCGGTTGCTCAACTCGTTCAAGATGCCTGGAAATCTGGCGATGCACTTGAAGGGGCGAAGATTTTCTATCAGGAGAAAACCGCCTGTGCGACCTGCCATGACGCACAGGAAGATTTCCAACTCGGACCAGAATTGACCGCCGCTCGAGAAGGCCTGACTGACGAGTTCCTGATTGAGTCAATTCTGCAACCGTCGAAGTCGATCTTGAAAGGCTATCAGTCTGTCACCGTCATCACCGACGATGGCCGATTCACCTCAGGCTACCTCGTTGAACAGAACGACAAAAAAATCGTTCTGAGCATCGCTGCCGAAAAAGGAAAGCTTCGCGAAATCCCCGCCGACCAGATCGACGAGATCATCGCTTCTCCTCTCTCGACAATGCCTGCCGGGCTCGTCCGGTCACTCGCTGACCGAGAAGAGTTCCTGAATCTGGCTCGATTCGTTTTGGAGGTCAACAAAGGCGGTAAACGAAAACTGCGTGCACTCAAGCGAGAAGTCGTTCAGTAA
- a CDS encoding SRPBCC domain-containing protein, with product MQTTAVSTPVETQVEVVRSFDSTIDSVWKTFTEPDLVSRWMLGPPGWSMPVCEMDFRVGGKYENRFRNDDDGMEFGLSGEFREIAPLRKIVQDECYGGGHTEEDMSHSAVVTISFEDHGGETTVATLVEYPSREARDAALATGMTESMEMGYRRIDELLAG from the coding sequence ATGCAGACAACCGCTGTAAGCACACCCGTTGAAACTCAGGTTGAAGTTGTTAGAAGTTTCGACTCGACGATCGATTCGGTTTGGAAAACGTTCACCGAGCCGGATTTGGTGAGCCGGTGGATGCTCGGTCCACCGGGCTGGTCGATGCCCGTCTGCGAGATGGATTTTCGAGTCGGTGGAAAATACGAAAACCGATTTCGAAACGATGACGACGGGATGGAATTCGGATTATCCGGAGAGTTTCGGGAAATCGCTCCGCTTCGAAAGATCGTTCAGGACGAATGCTACGGAGGAGGTCACACCGAAGAGGACATGAGTCACTCAGCGGTCGTCACCATCTCTTTTGAAGATCACGGCGGAGAGACAACTGTCGCCACGCTGGTTGAGTATCCATCACGAGAGGCCCGTGATGCCGCACTTGCGACCGGAATGACTGAATCAATGGAGATGGGATATCGGCGTATCGATGAGCTCTTGGCGGGCTAA
- a CDS encoding YafY family protein, translating to MRRADRLFRIVEYLKTRREAVTGEEIAQEMEIGVRTVYRDIADLKASGVPIIGEAGVGYLLSKDYLVKPLMFNVDELDALTLGAQMVESWGDSALAHSARRAIEKITAVLPASLAEDANRSAAYACSSRSKVPITIDFAALRRAVRNKNWVEIQYTDESGRKSQRRIRPLCLVFIAPVWLLAAWCETRKDFREFRVDRITNLQITNAQFTNESGKTLKDLQEQKSSKFTPIKS from the coding sequence ATGCGACGAGCCGACCGTCTGTTTAGAATTGTTGAGTACCTGAAAACGCGTCGAGAGGCTGTGACAGGCGAAGAAATCGCTCAAGAAATGGAAATCGGCGTTCGCACGGTCTACCGAGACATTGCCGATTTGAAAGCCTCCGGCGTCCCAATTATCGGCGAAGCAGGAGTTGGCTATCTGCTCAGCAAGGACTATCTCGTCAAGCCGCTCATGTTCAATGTCGACGAGTTGGATGCCCTGACTCTCGGAGCACAGATGGTCGAGAGTTGGGGCGACTCTGCCCTCGCCCACTCAGCCAGACGAGCGATTGAAAAGATCACAGCTGTCCTGCCAGCTTCTCTCGCCGAAGATGCCAACCGATCAGCAGCCTACGCCTGCTCAAGCCGCAGCAAGGTGCCAATCACAATTGACTTTGCAGCCCTGAGACGAGCCGTCCGCAACAAAAACTGGGTCGAAATCCAATACACCGACGAGTCGGGGAGGAAATCCCAACGCCGCATTCGCCCGCTGTGTCTCGTCTTCATCGCACCAGTTTGGCTACTCGCTGCATGGTGTGAAACGCGCAAAGACTTCCGCGAATTCCGTGTGGATCGTATCACGAACCTGCAAATCACCAACGCGCAATTCACGAACGAATCCGGGAAGACGCTTAAGGATTTACAAGAGCAGAAATCCTCGAAGTTCACGCCAATCAAATCGTAA
- a CDS encoding alpha/beta hydrolase yields MSRISEERMAKANEQLKAISQEDHAKVKALAAIVKTPRSFIFKTPDAYGMTGWSDLVIPSDDGTPLEAWYIPAKGGESDKLVIFNHALPMCRAGFPGHFGEPWSNFDDAEIDFVIQYKHLTDAGYNVLTYDFRNHGNSGAANNGVCGIGQWEWRDCVGVKKYVDQHPRLSKMKVALYSQCLGGVSQYAAISKHPELFKNVLCMCSPLVPNMTAIFEAFSKRQGISQYQELIDLELLKLGGFPAADMGGYLWAPAVTLPVLMWQVREDIWTKPEDGQKTFDLLASKDKELVWIEDTTRRFKDGYNWFGRNPEKVLGFLGKYMN; encoded by the coding sequence ATGAGTCGAATTTCAGAAGAACGAATGGCGAAAGCCAATGAGCAACTCAAAGCGATCTCTCAAGAGGATCATGCAAAAGTCAAAGCTCTCGCTGCGATCGTAAAAACTCCACGGAGCTTCATCTTCAAGACTCCGGATGCATACGGAATGACGGGTTGGTCTGATCTTGTCATCCCATCAGACGATGGCACTCCGCTCGAAGCTTGGTACATCCCTGCAAAAGGAGGTGAAAGCGACAAGCTAGTCATCTTCAATCATGCATTGCCTATGTGCCGTGCCGGATTTCCCGGGCATTTTGGCGAGCCGTGGAGCAACTTCGACGATGCTGAAATCGACTTCGTGATTCAATACAAGCATCTGACCGATGCTGGTTACAACGTGCTGACCTACGACTTCCGCAATCACGGCAACAGCGGTGCAGCGAACAATGGCGTCTGTGGAATTGGGCAATGGGAATGGCGGGACTGTGTGGGCGTGAAGAAGTATGTCGACCAGCATCCCCGGCTGAGCAAGATGAAGGTCGCACTATACAGCCAATGTCTGGGCGGGGTCTCTCAGTACGCCGCAATTTCCAAGCACCCGGAATTGTTCAAAAACGTGTTGTGCATGTGCAGCCCGCTGGTCCCAAACATGACGGCCATCTTTGAGGCGTTCTCGAAACGGCAAGGTATTAGCCAGTATCAGGAACTCATCGATCTGGAACTGTTGAAGCTGGGAGGATTCCCTGCCGCCGACATGGGCGGCTATCTCTGGGCACCGGCAGTCACTTTGCCGGTGTTGATGTGGCAGGTTCGCGAAGACATCTGGACAAAGCCTGAGGATGGCCAGAAGACTTTTGATTTGCTGGCGAGCAAAGACAAGGAACTGGTCTGGATCGAGGACACGACCCGACGATTCAAAGATGGCTACAATTGGTTCGGTCGGAATCCAGAAAAGGTTCTTGGTTTTCTGGGTAAGTACATGAACTGA